One stretch of bacterium DNA includes these proteins:
- a CDS encoding acyl-CoA carboxylase subunit beta, translating into MRTKIEKLRTIKKDAKLGGGASRIEAQHKKGKLTARERLDVLLDKNSFHETDMLVRARPVDFGNGSERHLGDGVVTGWGTVNGKTIFVFSQDFTVSGGSLAEAHGAKICKIMDMAMKVGAPVIGLNDSGGARVQEGVVSLGAYADIFLRNTLASGVIPQLSAILGPCAGGAVYSPAITDLTVMVRHTSYMFVTGPKVVKTVTHEEVTSEELGGADTHATKSGVAHFSAESELEAIETLKKLLSYLPSNNREDPPRIVSTDPSNREEEQLDDIVPDNPTKPYDLRDVIKLIVDVDSFLEVHEHFAPNIVVGFARLGGRSVGIIANQPAVLAGVLDIDSSRKGARFVRFCDCFNIPLITFEDVPGFLPGTDQEWRGIITNGAKLLYAYCEATVPKITVITRKAYGGAYDVMNSKHVRGDLNFAWPTAEIAVMGAKGAVEIIHSAEIKNAENPTAKLAELEAAYNERFANPYIAAERGYVDDVIEPRTTRYKLIEGLRLLESKVDSNPAKKHGNIPL; encoded by the coding sequence GTGCGAACGAAGATCGAAAAACTCCGTACAATCAAAAAAGACGCTAAGCTGGGTGGTGGGGCGAGCCGGATCGAGGCGCAGCACAAGAAGGGTAAGCTAACTGCCCGCGAACGCCTCGACGTACTGCTCGACAAAAACAGTTTTCACGAAACGGACATGCTGGTGCGTGCCCGTCCCGTTGACTTCGGTAACGGCTCCGAGCGTCATCTCGGCGATGGCGTAGTAACCGGATGGGGAACTGTCAATGGAAAAACCATCTTTGTTTTCTCACAGGACTTCACTGTAAGTGGCGGTTCCCTCGCGGAAGCCCACGGCGCAAAAATCTGCAAAATCATGGATATGGCGATGAAAGTTGGCGCACCGGTCATCGGACTCAATGATTCGGGCGGGGCGCGGGTACAGGAAGGGGTCGTATCGCTTGGCGCTTATGCCGACATTTTCCTCCGGAATACCCTCGCCAGTGGCGTGATACCCCAATTATCCGCGATTCTTGGACCGTGTGCCGGCGGTGCGGTTTATTCCCCGGCGATAACCGACTTAACCGTCATGGTTCGCCATACCAGCTACATGTTTGTTACCGGACCGAAGGTCGTTAAGACTGTAACACACGAAGAAGTGACGAGTGAGGAGTTGGGAGGAGCGGATACCCACGCGACCAAATCCGGGGTCGCGCATTTCTCGGCTGAGAGTGAATTGGAGGCTATCGAAACACTAAAAAAATTGCTCTCCTATCTTCCATCGAACAATCGCGAAGACCCGCCGAGAATTGTTTCAACCGATCCGAGCAACCGCGAAGAAGAGCAACTTGACGATATTGTCCCCGACAATCCCACCAAACCGTATGATCTGCGCGATGTAATCAAACTGATCGTCGATGTCGATTCTTTTCTGGAAGTACACGAACATTTCGCACCGAATATCGTCGTTGGCTTTGCTCGGTTAGGCGGTCGTTCGGTCGGAATCATCGCGAATCAACCGGCGGTCTTGGCAGGGGTACTCGACATTGATTCCTCCCGTAAAGGTGCGCGTTTCGTCCGCTTCTGCGACTGTTTCAATATTCCGCTCATCACTTTTGAGGATGTCCCCGGTTTTCTACCCGGTACCGATCAGGAGTGGCGCGGTATCATCACCAATGGCGCGAAATTGCTCTATGCATATTGTGAAGCGACGGTTCCGAAAATTACCGTTATCACACGGAAAGCGTATGGCGGAGCTTATGATGTGATGAATTCTAAACATGTCCGCGGCGATTTGAATTTCGCTTGGCCAACGGCTGAAATCGCGGTGATGGGAGCTAAAGGTGCCGTCGAAATCATCCACAGTGCGGAGATCAAAAACGCGGAGAATCCTACCGCGAAATTAGCAGAGCTGGAAGCAGCCTATAATGAACGGTTCGCTAATCCTTACATTGCTGCCGAACGCGGGTATGTCGACGATGTTATCGAACCGCGCACCACCCGTTACAAACTCATCGAAGGATTGCGTCTCCTCGAATCGAAAGTAGACTCTAACCCAGCCAAAAAGCACGGCAACATTCCCTTGTAG